Below is a genomic region from Rosa chinensis cultivar Old Blush chromosome 5, RchiOBHm-V2, whole genome shotgun sequence.
GGCACTGTGCAAAGCCATAGAACTTACCAATATCTATATAAATGTCAAGCACATGCAGCTATATAGGTAAGTTGACAtgttttagtaaaaaaaaaccaccaaaaTGCATCTTCTACTTTGTTTTTGGTGAACAGAAATAATGACCCTATCGACCAGACTGACCAGCGTCATAAAGAAGTGCATGCTTGGGAACAAAGAATTCCGGCCATGCCACCTGCCTCTTTTCTCAAGTTCATATACCAAACCAATCCATTACCATCAGAAACCAAGCTTCGTGCATTATATTATATGATTTCATACATAGTGATCTTTCATTATGGCTGATGATAAGTCAAGGCGGAGTTACTAAGTACTATCTAGCTAGCCTCTGATCGTGTCTTGCTCTGTAAGTCTTGTGGGCAATGATTCAATTCCCATTTCTTCTCAACTAAACTACCTACTTCTAACGTGTTTAGAAAGGGAAGGAACCAGTTTTGAGATGAACTTGACCTTTAAACATTCTCTTTTCTATCCACATTGTTGTTTTTCTTGTAAAATCTACACGCTCACGGCTACAAGTGAGTCACCTAATGAAAGATTAAATGGAAGGCAATGACTACCAACTACCACATTCCCATCAGTGACCCAATGAAGGATTGAATGAAGGCGAACAAAAATATTAGCGAACACCACCCGATTCTACAACTCGTAGGGAAATCTCAATCACTGTTGGTTACCATCTCGGGTGAAGTAGGTAATAATCACCTGAGGTATAGGTAATAATCTTGGTTACTGTGCAGAGAGAGCTTCAATCATACAGCGATTGAAGATACAATTTTCAAGAAAAATATCGTTTCATTTTACAGAGACGTGTACTTaaaactatttttttctttaacctATGTATATCGTCATGTCTCTATAGCCAACATATTCTATGAATAATAATGACCGACTTTGAGACCAAAATCAGTGTCAGCACTCAGCAGTACTATGTACTGTCCAGATTTTTTCAAACCAATTGTTGAAATCCATGACGTTTTTATACTTTGAGTTTCTTCTATAATTTCAACTCTATCCATAAAATGGTCGGCTCTTGCAGCTGAAGACGAATGAATTTGTTTATCATGCCGCATGGGATTTCTTGGTTTCAGACTGCAGAGGAATGTCCCAGTTCATTTAATCTTGAGCAAGTTAGGCAATTTCACACAAAGGGGCTGTTTGTGTATTAGCAGCTCATGATGTAGTAGTAGAATTTCTCACATAGCCAAACACGAGTGTAGGAGTAAGGGAATGATTaatggactttttttttttttttgaacatgtGATTAATGGACTTGGGTGGCGGCGGCAGTTACGttttatgtttttagctttttttttttttttttttttttttttaaaaccccaccccattcccacccttgatggggctcgaactcctgacctcttatatatgagaccaaacacacacaccccattttatgtttttagcttGCTTCATCAttccgaattttttttttttttctttagtaaAAATGACAATTCTTTATTCACCTCAGCCCATCTAATCCTATTGTCTCAGTAATATAAGAACATGCATGTGACATTCCCAGTGTACTATATCAAATAACCAATGAACATGTCACAGTTCACCAGCCTCACCATTTAACTTTATATACAGCTAATTAACTAGTAAACGTTGATAATGCAATACAGTTGCTGCATCTTTGTAATGTGAGATGTAAACTAAACCAAAGTACCAAACAATGTAGAAACACTCTTTCTCGAATATTTTAAGGTCAGCCGTGTAATatagttagttaattagttaagcAACTAAcgttttcgaaaaaaaaaaaccatatatGAAGAGGGTGCATGTTGTAATGGATGGTAATGGAAACAGAGAGATTACGTATAGAAGTGAAATTAAAGAAATGGTGTATTGATATTCTGCTCATCAACATCCCAACAAGAACAACCTTCATAACAACGCCCTCGAACAGGCAAGAGCTAGCAGACAATCCAACGTTCACATTTAAACTTGTACCTACCAAATAATTAACAACGTTCACATTTTTAGGCCAAGAATTTCCCCCTAAAACATCATCATTCTAATTCACAAGTTACAGCCGATAGACAGAAGAAACCCATACCACGCAGCACCATATTCCCAACAGTGACAATTCGGCCACCAAACTACAACCCCTCATCCAAACACTACCGTCTGATTCAATAAAACAAACACGTGTACGCTTAGAAAGACGTAGATCCCAATGATTAGCTAGGCTAGAAGAACCACAGTAGAATAATTCAAACTCCAATAATCACCCATTAGAAACTGAAAGAAAACGGTCATGTCTTTCCGGCCGTTGCGGGGTGCGTACGAAGTAATGGATTTTACAGCCTAGACAGCCTCTCCATTTTCACCATTGCCACTCCCTCGTGGCCCCACGTCCCAtttttcccactaaccccaCTCCCTCCTCAATCTCCGTCATCGCTTTCTTCCACTCTATAAAGCTACGATTGCACTCACCAATCACCAAACCTTAAAACCTCTCACAAGCTCCCTGCTTCTTTCATCGGAACCAGAGCTAGCCATCGAAGATGACCCCCTTCACATTCCCAGTTTTAGCCTCTCTGCTTCTCTCAATCTTCTCCATCGCCTTTGCAGCTGGTACGTATACGATTCCATACATTTACATGCATATAAATTTTGTACTAAAATCATTATATTGATTTGATTTGTGGTACGCTCTTGATTTGCAGAAAAGGGTAGTATCGGAATTAACTATGGCCGAATAGCGAACAATCTACCAGCACCAACCCAAGTTGTCGAGCTGCTCAAATCCCAAGGCATCACCAACGTCAAGCTCTACGACACCGACTCCGCCGTCCTCAATGCCCTGGCCAACTCAAACATAAGCGTCGTCGTTTGTCTCCCCAACGAGCTTCTCTCCTCCGCCGCAAACGACCAGTCGTTCGCCGACAGATGGGTTCAAGCCAACATCTCCCACTACTACCCCAAAACCCAAATCGAAGCCATTGCTGTCGGAAACGAAGTCTTCGACGACAAGAACAACACCACCGACTTCCTCGTACCCGCCAtgaaaaacatccacacttccTTAAAAAAGTACAACCTCGACTCCTCCATAAAACTCTCTTCCCCAATTGCCCTCAGCGCCCTCCAAAACTCCTACCCTCCTTCTGCCGGGTCGTTCAAACCCGACTTGGTCCAACCCGTCATCAAACCCCTCCTGGATTTTCTCCAACAAACCGGGTCGTATCTCATGGTTAATGCCTACCCGTTTTTCGCTTACGCGGCTAACTCCGATAAGATCTCCTTGGATTACGCCCTGTTAAAGCAGAACCCGGGCAACGTGGACTCGGGTAATGGGCTTCGTTACATGAGTTTGTTGGAGGCCCAACTGGACGCCGTTTCCGCTGCCATGTCAGCAATCGGGCACCAGGACGTGAAGATGGTGGTGACGGAGACGGGGTGGCCTTCTAACGGCGACGAGAACGAGATTGGCGCCGGCAAGGAAAATGCGGCTGCGTATAACGGGAACTTGGTGCGTAGAGTTTTAACAGGAGCCGGAACGCCGTTAAAGCCTCAGGACACACTCAACGTGTACTTGTTCGCCCTCTTCAACGAGAATCAGAAACCAGGTCCCACATCGGAAAGGAACTACGGGCTGTTCTACCCGGACGAGAAGAAAGTCTACGACATACCACTCACGGCGGCGGAGCTCAGTGACGGCCAGTCAACTCCGGCCAACGAGAGCAAGACCCAAGTGACTACGCAACCATCGGGCAACACATGGTGCGTGGCGAATGTGAATGCCGGAGAGGAGAAGCTTCAGGCCGCGCTGGATTATGCTTGCGGAGAAGGAGGAGCGGATTGCCGTCCGATTACTGATGGGTCCACGTGTTTCAATCCGAACACTCTTGAGGCGCACGCTTCTTATGCGTTCAATAGCTATTACCAGAAGAAGGCTCGTGGAACCGGAACCTGCAATTTTGGGGGTGCAGCTTATGTTGTTACTCAACCTCCGAGTACGTTTTCTTCTCTACCATCTCTCTTAAACTTGGTTTTGATTTAGTGTGAACTTTTATCATGTTTCGGAGTATTATGTAATATTATTTGTTTAATCTTTAGTCTAATTAGTGGCTGTTTTTGTTGCAGGGTACGGGACCTGTGAGTTCCCAACAGGTTACTGAAGGAAGAACGATGGAGCTGTTTGAGGAATAATTATTCAGATGGAGATTcagattttttaattttatggaTATTAGGGAATTTGATTGAACTAATTTTATTGCATTTGTTATTACTATTAGTATTAAAGCGAATAGATATGGTGGTATGGTGGTTATCAGTTGGCTTGACTTGCTGTAATTAACTTCCTATTATATAGATTTCTTATCTTAATCATCTTTATCTTCCTTCTCCCtactgtctctgtctctgtctttGTCTTTGTCTTATACGATTGTGTACGTAGTAGTCAAATATTATATATGTTGGTGATAAACGTATGTTAATTTTCATTGAGATGGTGgatgtttgattttgtttcaaCCAAGTTGTTGGGCAAGTCGGTCTAATGACTtagttctttcttcttctttttttcaccaCGAAAAAGTTAATCAAATGGGCTCATAAAAGGATTGGCAAAAATATAAATGATCAAGGTCATACCAAAAGGGAAAACCCAGGTCATTTCCAAGTCAAAAATCTAAAGAATATTAGTAACCAtcagagaaaaataaagaaagagtaCAGTGCACAGCTGCTACTCTCTGTTTTACAAGAAATACTGGACCAGTGTCTTTGTGACAGTGTAATTATTAGAAATACTGGACTCTGGTCCTTCAAGGGAAGGCTTAAGGCCAAATGATGAAATCCAAATGatagaattatcaattaaaaaaaagaggcaTTTGAATTAATTAGATTCTATGTAAGTAGAGGCGGATATTTGGCCActtattagaaatctattaaTCGTTAAAAgacaattaataaaaaaataataataataataaattttaataaatgcaatacATAATATAAAGGAAATTTTTTGCAAATAATACACCAATTAAAAGCCACTAATAATTTTCATACATAAAGTTTTAAACCGAGCATTTTGGTATATGAAACCTGAAACCGACCTAGTATTTAGACACaacgtcaatgacgccgttagtTTCAGTGCCAAATTTGAGGGGAATTTGGTATTTTCGAGTTTTTACTTTGAGCACCCGGCTCTTTCTCTcttactctgggcacccaacgTTCTCTCGCTCTCCCTCTCTTTGACTCACTATGGGCACccatctctcttcctccctcctAATCTCGATCACCTCTGCAATTTCAaccattaccatcaatcaacacccttcaacccctacaccattgaatagtgcactaGGTTGCCAcataacaaacccggtaagcttatgaaagcttgtatgagtaactcaaaacacacacgcACGACTCACCCAAACGAGGAAAATGTATCAACTCTCGAAAAAGGAACACACActttgttttcccaaaacaacacattcttttccccAAAAGGACAACACATGTCACcaagtgacaaaatcatataaaatgtTCCCAACACTTAAAATATGAAATCAAGACCTTCCTGgtcaattaaaataaagaatccccgaaactcccttttaaaaacacatagTCATGAGCATCAGGTAGCTCCTCACTACCCCTCATGATGTACAACGGCAACaaattagagctctaactgatcgtatccactcacccagccaaaggcgtgaagtcccgatatatatgtctgaggtcactcccagcaaccccgaatcctcatacctccccggtcgtcgaatcaaaacattaaaatgttactcaactctcaaaaggagatgtcaccccatGACCTCcgatcatcagacctccccgatcgccagatcaaaacattaagcaagtcgctttggacccaaaatgttaaactaaataaaaagaagatgTCACCCCATGACCTCCGAATCCTCAGACCCCCGGTCATCAGattcaaatcattaagcaaCTCACAaaaaatcttgacactttttaaacaatagaaattctcaattcctaacacattgtctcccgaaaagtcaagccttAAAACAATATAATAAAACCCATCAATCCCTATTGCTTAAATCACCCATCAACccataagaatatacatatttcacgtgtgtgtgtatatatatatatatatatatatatatatacagggcttCTTGGCTGCGGACCGTCCGCacggtacggatttccggttttcccccactttccggccacattttcacatcttaaccgttcagtttttaggtcataatgtatagatcacctctgcaaaatttcagccaatttggtgatcgttaagtcatccaaaactgcaatttaccattttaaatacgaacggttccggttcgacagattcggtccgttcatgtaaattgcaattttgaatgccttaacgatcaccaaattggctgaaattttgtagaggtgatctatacattaggacctaaaaactgaacggttaagatgtaaaaatgtggccggaaagtgatcgaaaacaggaaatccgtaccgaaatttcggtacggacgtccgcacctgagaaatatcatatatatatatatatatatatatatatatatatatatatatatatatatataaacagatcctatccagagcggagctccgctttgaaattaacctgtgaagtttgagttttaagTCATTTTTTggtacactagtacctaaaaattaaactgtcgagatgtggatatgcgactgaaaagtgaccaaaaactcaaacttcacacgttaatttcaaaacggagctccgctctagataatatatatatacacacacacacacacacatacatacatacacgtGGACATTCACTAaggaatgtcactaataccaactatagtttgcagttaactaaataactctcaaaacaataaaggtaacTCCAtttgtaaatgaacattgtgagattactcacttTAGAATCTTGATGCGTCTTCTATaaagaaccgaactaacactctcACCAGCAACTCGTTCAAATAACCttgagaagcacctaatcaccaatggtcTCAAATCAGTATACGAATCACCAAGTGATGAAATTTCGAATCCCCTTATTGAACAACAACCCTGAAAGTAAGgccaatcgaggtgaaaccTCATCTGAGACCACCTAAAGTCTCCGGAATGCTTTTACGATCGATGTggcaaaaccacaagtcgatcagaTATTCGGATCCTCACGAATCGATAACCGAAACTATCAAAAagggtaaaaatcataacatatttatacgatatccaaaaattgcgtattatatatcgaaatacTCATATGGACGAGCAGATGATACATAAAACCATAAactgtcccttacatggccggaacaccaccAGAGCGCCGCCACAAGCAGTGGCACAACCACCGCAACCACAGCcgaccaaaactcaaaaccaccagAATCCATCCGTCCAAAATGGGCATAACATCAAGTGGAGCAACTTTAATATCTAAGGTTCAAGCCAACTCGGCCTAGATCGCCGCCCAAACCTAGCATAATACTGTTCACCTCGAGTTGCAACTCCAAAATGAGAATCGTTCAAAACCACTACCGTAGGTCGAAGGAGGAAGCTCCCATGAAGCTAACCAGTCCGGTTTGAGCTGCTGCGGTCGCCGGAGTTGGGATTTCAGGTTGGGTCTGGCTGCACTCGAGTTCGTCACCTTGCAACACCGTCGTGAGGTAGAATTGCTACTAGAGAATACCACAGGGAGGAGCACACGGTGGAGACGAGTCGATCTAGGCTTGTTTTACCGGTAGAGGTTGCCGGAAAACCAACTGCCGACCAGGTCGGATACACAGGTCCGGGTAGGGTCAGCTGCGTTTCAGGTGAGAGAACGGAGCGTTTctgggtttccgaaaatggaaaatttccaaaaatgtCAATTATGGAAATACCAAAATAGAaattcctatttatagtaatttccaAATTAGTAGAAACTTCCGTTGACCATaatttcttcatacaaactccaatttccgcgttccacatgtccacgaacttgtaaCAACGCGCTccacaactttcgtgaaggaagttttcggcgAAACTCAATAGATGAAAAGTCAACCCTTCGACCCCTAAAAAATAAGGTGTTTCGAGTACTTATTCGTCCGAAATACTTCCACATCATCCTCGAACCACAAAATCATCCAAACAATCAAATTAATAATTTTTGGAAAATCAtcagaaattaataatgaatttctgGGGTAATAGCCctttattaccccctaataatttttttttttttgttttttctttctttccgggccttctgcccccattttaTGTCCAAAGTTTGATTTTCCTTTTAACTTCACAGTTCCATGACTTGAACAGAACTAAATCTCTCCATGTATTCAAGAATCaaaacaaatttgaatttgaaccaAGAAAATAGCCTTCGAGCTTCATTCCTTTGGTTGTTGTTTGAACAAAAGAAGAGAACAGGGAGGTCCACGACGTCAAGAGGAAGCTTCAGCTACTGGTGAAATGCTGAGAAACGGTAGGAATCAGAAAACCTGATTGGAAAAGTTGTCACCTTCTCTCCTTTGATTCTCCATCACCATAGCTTTTTATGGAAAACCAATACTACAAAGATGTCGACGAAGTAGCCTGTTCCAACGTTGGTGGTCCACCGCCACTCTGCGGCCAGATGTGGGAGTATCAGTTAGATCTTTCGTCTCTCCAAAACGGGTCTCGGCCATCCCCGCGTCGTGAGAAAGAAACAGACCCCAGCCTCTTCCACTCCTGCTTCTCAAGTATGACAGCGACGGCCGGGGAAGCGGAGTGGAGACAGTGAGAAATAaaccaaagagagagagagagcgggtGACGTAGTTTCTTAATTAGGTTAAGGACAAAATAGTCATttgttgttaaattgtgtagatgagaataaaaatttattgttggggtaagtgggataattttggcttattttggtgctttgagtCAAGGTCCCTATTTCATAATCACCACGGGGTCAAACTAGACCTTAATCTTGATAAAAATAAGTGTATTGAGGTCTGTGCTAATGGAACTGGAGTATCAAATGTATGGTGGTCCAGaggaaattattattttgtacTGAAATATTAAATGTACGATGATCCAGGCTAATGTCATTAGTTGTTCATAATAAACACTTGTTGTTGATTAGttagattacttttttttttcctgtgttAACCTCTCTTGAAGGTTGCATCAACGAACCCTTCTCATTTTTTAAATTGCACTCAAATTCTAATAGTGTTGAGATCGATTAGGGCCGAATTAGAAAGACCAACATAAGAAGCTACCACCacccaggggcggatccaggatgCAGATTTGGGGTGGGCTAGTTTAACACTTaattaaaagattttttttttcattgataaAGTTTTCAAGAATTTTTAAACTAGATTTTACAAGATATTCTAAAGAAATACTATTAGAAAATGTTATAACTAAACAAAAAGGGGAGAAGAAAATgggtgagaaagaaaaaaaggcaaGATTTGCCGTTTTAAAGAAAAACTAATAGAAAGAATCAAACAATTGTTAAGTTtgtaacaaaaggaaaaaaaaaggaaaagggaaagagcaaaaaaccaaaaaaacagGAACAATGGGACAATGGGACTCAAACCAAGGTCAGAAGTGGGGACAGCTAAATTACACCAATATTTAGCCAACTGAACCAACATAGGTTTGATGGTAAATGGGCACATATACTCTATAAATTTTCGACTGAAGTTTgggttgggctatagcccaaccaGCCCTTCAAGTGGATCCGCCCCTGCCATCACCATGGTGTTGTCAAAACGCCACGAACCTCCTTGTAGAACCCCATCAAAGAAAGCCATCTCGTCGATATGCTCCACAAAGCGTCGGAGATCGGCCACTTAAACTTGAATGGCATCACGGGATTTCCCAATCTTATTATACATAACCTAAAAAACCACAGATGCACCACCATCAGCGACTAAGAGCAAATTCACCCGTTGAGGTCATTGGGTCAGAtattattcactgctttttgcctttcatttccaccatcTAAGTCACTgggtcagatactgttcacagAAGGTCATCGAGTGTCAGTTAGCAGGTCACGAAATTGATCCAGAAAGTGATCCAGAGTgacattttgtgaacagtatctgaccaGGTGATCTAGATGAttgaaataaaagacaaaaaatagtTAATAATATTGACCAAATGACCTCAAatagtgaacttgctctaaaagCTGACTTATAGAAACTAACCGGCAAGCATCTATGTAGGTGTTCTTAattcataagaaattatccgagaaattattattattatatttcttATAAATTCCACAGAAATATCGCATAGTCAAATCACTGGACAATGTCAAATCGCTTTGTTATTagtattgaaagtttgaaactagGGGTACGTCGGCTGTTATTAGTATTGAATCTAGGGGTATAAAtaacaaagagaaaaagaataatgTATGGAGGGAGAGGGTGCCAGAAGAATGTTTTGGTGGGTGGAAGTCAATTAAACGACAAAAGCTTTGCAATCGATTGAGAAGCAGTGTACGCTTCAGATCAATTGCCTACATCTATAGGAGACTGGAGGAGGATTTTGATTTACAAATACAGAAATGGCATCAATAAGTAATCACGGATAACAAAACCGTGACCACTCATATATGTCCTCTCATCTCACTGCCTCTTACGTagtctgtttttcttttcttccttctaATATTCTGAAAGACAGAAAACCCAAGTCGTATTAATATCCTTGCAGCTCTGATCGAGCTCGCAACATGTCTCTATCATCCATCCATTCATCCATGTTGAGAATGGTTCTACAACTGCAATTGCTCCTCTTTCTTTGCTTCATAATTCTTCTCGGTATCCCTCTAAATCTTTCTTTAGCTTTTGATTTAGAACTAGGCAATGATGAGTTTAAAAGAGATGACTTCCCTCCCCCACCGGACTTTGTTTTTGGTGCTTCCTCCTCTGCTTACCAGGTACGGACGTCCGGTATTATAATTTCCACTTTCCAAAACAGAAAGCTAGCtagaaatgaaagaagaaaatgaatgaCGGGGCCTGGATTTGCTTCAACAGGTGGAAGGTGCTGCGGACCAAGACGGGAGAACCCCAAGCATCTTGGACACCTATACTCATGCTGGTTAGCTACTACAACACTTCTGCTtactatttttaatttttaattttttaaagcATTTCTAGTAATAAAAGTTAtttattcagttttttttttttaacaaaagttATTTATTTAGTTAAAGTGCATAGaaggtaaatatatatatatatatatatatataggaattttctcaggtgcggacgtccgtaacgaattttcggtacggatttcctgttttcgaccactttccgacCACATTTTtatatcttaaccgttcagtttttagatcttagtgtatagatcacctctacaaaatttcagccaatttggtgatcgttaagatatcCAAATCTGCATTTTACACGAACAGACCGTATCTGTTGAACCataaccgttcgtatttataatggaaaattgcagttttggatgccttaacgatcaccaaattggctgaaattttgcagaggtgatctatacactaggacctaaaaactgaacggttaagatgtaaaaatgtggccggaaagtggtcgaaaacaagaaatccgtaccgtccgcacctgagacgaactctgtgtgtgtgtgtgtgtgtgtgtatatatatatatattttatccagagcgaggcctcgctttgaaatttcagagtgagattagggttttgggtcactttttggtctcatattcacatctcgaccgttcagtttttaggtactaatgtatagatcatctatgcaaaatttcagccaaattgatgatctttaaggtatctaactcacttaaaccagtgcatgaactgaatctgtctaacctaaaccgtactagctttatggcagttatcaatgctttaacgaccatcaatttggttgaaattttgtagaaatgatctatacattagtagctaaaaactgaacggtcgagatgtggaaatgcgacctaaaagtgaccctaaaccctaaaattggATATGatctgtatgtgtgtgtgtgtatgtatatatatatatatatatagtcaacTTTTGACTTCTACCCCACCaattagggctgggcatttagCCCGAAAACCCGAATATTGGCCCGGAACCGGCCCGGGACCGGCCCAAACGGTCCGGGCTctaaaaaataatttcatagttttacaaggcccggcccgaaagcAATATAAACGGTCCAGGCCCGGGCCCaagaaatcaaaaaaaaaaaagcccgaaGGCCCGTTTACTAACCTTTTCTATTAACTATATAATATTTAGGCTACTTATACCCTACtttatcttcctcttttcaCTGCCGCACGTTCcctctcttcttttctcctacttttctttttcttcttcagttcttcttctctcatctcctctcttattctctcattctctcattTTTTTCCTCCTCCTCGTCTTCTTTTCACTGCCGCacattctcctcctcctcttctgctgcttcttattcttcttcttcttcttctccacctcctctcatctcctcttcttcttcttcttctcctcctcctcctcctcctcctcctcctctcatctcctctcctctcttattcttttctcttcccTTTTCTTCTAGCTGTGTTGATGTAATCAAAGTTGCAGAGAAGGGTCAGTTTCGGTTCAGTTTCCAGCTCTGAACCAGATCCATGCCATGTTGGGGAGAGGGCCAAGAGAATCATGAGCTTGAAGGCTTGTATATTTCAATTTCGATTGCAATTTTCTTCAATATCTTGTGTTGATCTTCTATTTTCGTCAATATCTTGTGTTGATCTTCAATTTGTGAGAAGTAAAACCAGATCATAAACCAAATCTCAAGATGATGCAAAAGGCCCGAAAACCCGAGAAACCCGGCCCGGAAACTTCGGTCCGGGCTCTCCCCGGTCCCGACCACCGGAAAACTTGATTTGAGACCGACCCGGAAACTTCGGGCTCGGTCCCGGTCCCTGTAAATATGGTGCCGgtctgggaccgtgcccagccctaccaCCAATACTAACAATTTGCAAGTTAAATTGAAAAACAAAcgttgaaattgaaaagaaaaaaaaacccagagcATTTgacttttttgttattttctcacTCTTGGCTATCTAAATATGATTGGAGATTTTGACACAAGTTAGATTTGACTGTCATCTGAGTATTTTGTTGGAGTGATAAAATTATCTCAGAAATagtcaaaatttaaatttatttcaAAATGAGTATGCAAGAAGGGATGCTAGCTAGTCTTCTTACAAGCACATTATTCTCACCTATTTATTTTCTGCTTCATTTGCTCATTCATTTTATTATATGGGTCCGGATCATGGGACACTATATTTTACACAAT
It encodes:
- the LOC112167159 gene encoding glucan endo-1,3-beta-glucosidase 13 codes for the protein MTPFTFPVLASLLLSIFSIAFAAEKGSIGINYGRIANNLPAPTQVVELLKSQGITNVKLYDTDSAVLNALANSNISVVVCLPNELLSSAANDQSFADRWVQANISHYYPKTQIEAIAVGNEVFDDKNNTTDFLVPAMKNIHTSLKKYNLDSSIKLSSPIALSALQNSYPPSAGSFKPDLVQPVIKPLLDFLQQTGSYLMVNAYPFFAYAANSDKISLDYALLKQNPGNVDSGNGLRYMSLLEAQLDAVSAAMSAIGHQDVKMVVTETGWPSNGDENEIGAGKENAAAYNGNLVRRVLTGAGTPLKPQDTLNVYLFALFNENQKPGPTSERNYGLFYPDEKKVYDIPLTAAELSDGQSTPANESKTQVTTQPSGNTWCVANVNAGEEKLQAALDYACGEGGADCRPITDGSTCFNPNTLEAHASYAFNSYYQKKARGTGTCNFGGAAYVVTQPPRYGTCEFPTGY